One segment of Hippopotamus amphibius kiboko isolate mHipAmp2 chromosome 4, mHipAmp2.hap2, whole genome shotgun sequence DNA contains the following:
- the CDNF gene encoding cerebral dopamine neurotrophic factor isoform X1 — MWCGGPAAMVAFCAGLWVSNPERAHGQEAGGRPSADCEVCQEFLNRFYNSLITRGVNFSLDTIEKELISFCLDVKGKENRLCYYLGATKDAATKILSEVTRPMSVHMPAVKICEKLKKMDSQICELKYEKKLDLASVDLSKMRVAELKQILYSWGEECRACAEKTDYVNLIKELAPKYAATHPKTEL; from the exons ATGTGGTGTGGGGGCCCAGCCGCAATGGTGGCCTTTTGCGCCGGGCTTTGGGTCTCTAACCCGGAGCGGGCGCACGGCCAGGAGGCCGGGGGGCGGCCGAGCGCCGACTGTGAAG TATGTCAAGAATTCTTGAACCGTTTCTACAACTCCTTGATAACCAGAGGAGTCAACTTTTCTCTGGACACCATAGAAAAAGAATTGATCAGTTTTTGCTTGGatgtcaaaggaaaagaaaaccgcCTG TGCTACTATCTAGGAGCAACGAAAGATGCAGCCACAAAGATCCTAAGTGAGGTCACTCGCCCAATGAGTGTGCACATGCCTGCGGTGAAGATCTGTGAGAAGCTGAAGAAGATGGACAGTCAGATCTGTGAGCTGAAATATG aaaagaaattggaCTTGGCATCCGTGGACCTGTCCAAGATGAGAGTAGCAGAGCTGAAACAGATACTGTACAGCTGGGGAGAAGAGTGCAGGGCCTGTGCTGAAAAAACCGACTACGTGAATCTCATCAAAGAACTGGCACCCAAGTATGCAGCGACGCACCCCAAAACAGAACTCTGA
- the CDNF gene encoding cerebral dopamine neurotrophic factor isoform X2 gives MAVLFPPAMFVCQEFLNRFYNSLITRGVNFSLDTIEKELISFCLDVKGKENRLCYYLGATKDAATKILSEVTRPMSVHMPAVKICEKLKKMDSQICELKYEKKLDLASVDLSKMRVAELKQILYSWGEECRACAEKTDYVNLIKELAPKYAATHPKTEL, from the exons ATGGCTGTGCTGTTTCCTCCAGCCATGTTCG TATGTCAAGAATTCTTGAACCGTTTCTACAACTCCTTGATAACCAGAGGAGTCAACTTTTCTCTGGACACCATAGAAAAAGAATTGATCAGTTTTTGCTTGGatgtcaaaggaaaagaaaaccgcCTG TGCTACTATCTAGGAGCAACGAAAGATGCAGCCACAAAGATCCTAAGTGAGGTCACTCGCCCAATGAGTGTGCACATGCCTGCGGTGAAGATCTGTGAGAAGCTGAAGAAGATGGACAGTCAGATCTGTGAGCTGAAATATG aaaagaaattggaCTTGGCATCCGTGGACCTGTCCAAGATGAGAGTAGCAGAGCTGAAACAGATACTGTACAGCTGGGGAGAAGAGTGCAGGGCCTGTGCTGAAAAAACCGACTACGTGAATCTCATCAAAGAACTGGCACCCAAGTATGCAGCGACGCACCCCAAAACAGAACTCTGA
- the MSANTD7 gene encoding zinc finger and SCAN domain containing 29, producing the protein MAASNSSAGIRWSRQETRTLLSILGEAEYIQRLQTVHHNADVYQAVSKRMQQEGFRRTERQCRSKFKVLKALYLKAYVAHATSMADPPHCPFYDTLDQLLRNQIVTDTDNLMEDAAWAKHCDQNLAAPDTPGEEGSRILGAKRTQAADHQPVLKTVKESDEDCQLRISDQMRETSDLEDSWDESSGAGCSQGTPSYSSSHHLFRGAAAPCQSSPLTRLGVSGEPSPCTSSRRNSPGVASAQRPPVSSSRVPFVSGGDGPLTSEPPPRWARRRRRSVARTIAAELAENRRLARELSKREEEKLDRLIAIGEEASAQQDTANELRRDAVAAVRRLATAVEEATGAFQLGLEKLLQRLITNTKS; encoded by the exons ATGGCCGCTTCCAATAGCAGTGCGGGCATCCGGTGGTCCAGACAGGAGACACGGACGCTTCTCTCCATACTAGGCGAGGCAGAATATATTCAGCGCCTCCAGACCGTGCATCACAATGCAGACGTCTACCAGGCCGTGTCTAAGCGGATGCAGCAGGAAGGCTTCCGCCGCACCGAGCGTCAGTGCCGCTCCAAGTTCAAAGTCCTGAAGGCGTTGTATTTAAAGGCCTATGTGGCCCATGCCACAAGTATGGCTGATCCACCACACTGTCCCTTTTATGATACGTTGGATCAGCTTCTCCGAAATCAGATAGTGACTGACACAGACAACTTAATGGAGGATGCTGCTTGGGCCAAGCACTGTGATCAGAACTTAGCAGCCCCTGACACCCcaggggaagagggaagcaggattCTGGGAGCCAAAAGGACTCAGGCAGCAGATCATCAGCCTGTCTTGAAAACAGTTAAGGAATCAGATGAGGATTGTCAACTGAGGATCAGTGACCAGATGCGAGAAACCAGTGACCTCGAGGACTCCTGGGATGAATCCTCGGGTGCAG gGTGCTCTCAAGGGACCCCCAGCTACAGCAGCTCCCACCACCTTTTCAGAGGTGCAGCTGCTCCCTGTCAGAGCAGCCCCCTGACCAGACTGGGTGTGTCCGGTGAGCCCAGCCCCTGCACCAGCTCCAGGCGAAACTCTCCCGGGGTGGCCTCGGCACAGCGGCCTCCAGTCTCTTCCTCCAGAGTTCCTTTTGTTTCTGGTGGGGATGGGCCTTTGACCAGTGAACCTCCTCCCCGGTGGGCGAGGCGAAGAAGGCGGTCAGTGGCCAGGACTATCGCAGCTGAGTTGGCAGAAAACAGGAGGTTGGCACGAGAACTTTCAAAGCGGGAGGAGGAAAAATTGGATCGGCTGATTGCCATTGGTGAGGAGGCCAGTGCTCAGCAGGACACTGCCAACGAGCTACGCAGGGATGCCGTGGCCGCAGTCAGACGCTTGGCCACAGCGGTGGAAGAGGCAACTGGTGCTTTTCAGCTAGGGCTGGAAAAGTTGCTTCAGAGGTTAATTACAAACACCAAAAGTTAG